From Desulfatiglans anilini DSM 4660, one genomic window encodes:
- a CDS encoding PulJ/GspJ family protein: MNRPAAGGFTLLELMLSMTIMAVVVVLILGAFQLGVRAWEKGEKDIGSTERQRIVLDLMKRQIASMWVRVPPPSLNEDEQVLLFNGDERSMSFISHKALAPGHKFGMVYVRYDVMRDGEGGTGIRLFEENTVFMGPYADLGRIKDKDTVWLLEGAEAVRFAYLTPETDGSPGEWVDAWDALEYRGYPKAVGISFQRAEDEAVIEVVAPILPEVFFD; this comes from the coding sequence ATGAATCGGCCGGCTGCAGGGGGGTTTACGCTCCTGGAATTGATGCTTTCGATGACCATCATGGCGGTGGTGGTCGTGCTCATCCTCGGGGCCTTCCAGTTGGGTGTCCGGGCCTGGGAAAAGGGCGAGAAGGATATCGGCTCCACCGAGCGGCAGCGCATTGTTTTGGATCTGATGAAGCGCCAGATCGCCTCGATGTGGGTCCGGGTGCCGCCTCCAAGCCTGAATGAAGATGAGCAGGTTCTGCTGTTCAACGGGGATGAACGGTCGATGTCGTTCATCTCTCACAAGGCGCTGGCTCCGGGGCACAAGTTCGGGATGGTTTATGTCCGATACGATGTCATGCGGGATGGGGAGGGCGGCACCGGCATCCGGCTTTTCGAGGAGAACACGGTCTTTATGGGGCCCTATGCCGACCTTGGCCGGATCAAGGACAAGGATACGGTCTGGCTCCTCGAGGGGGCGGAGGCGGTCCGGTTCGCCTACCTCACGCCGGAAACCGACGGCTCGCCGGGCGAATGGGTCGATGCCTGGGACGCGCTGGAGTATCGAGGCTACCCGAAGGCGGTCGGCATTTCGTTTCAGAGGGCGGAGGACGAGGCCGTGATCGAGGTTGTCGCCCCTATCCTGCCGGAGGTCTTCTTTGACTAG
- a CDS encoding type IV pilus modification PilV family protein, producing MEAGFTLMEILVAVAVLAICLVTIMQLFAGGLRSSVIAADYNRAVFHAREKMEQILAVENLGESVEQGDFGDGFRWWAETVLVIPEVEEAVADDAMPVIDLPFDILYVRVVVFWGAGDKERQFELETAKPIEPVLMPDGG from the coding sequence GTGGAGGCGGGCTTCACGCTGATGGAGATCCTGGTGGCGGTCGCTGTGCTGGCGATCTGCCTGGTGACGATCATGCAGCTTTTTGCGGGAGGGCTCCGTTCGAGCGTGATCGCAGCGGATTACAACCGGGCGGTCTTTCACGCTCGCGAAAAAATGGAGCAGATCCTCGCCGTCGAGAACCTGGGGGAAAGCGTTGAGCAAGGGGATTTCGGCGACGGCTTCCGCTGGTGGGCCGAGACGGTCCTGGTGATTCCGGAGGTGGAGGAGGCGGTCGCGGACGATGCGATGCCTGTCATTGATTTGCCGTTCGATATCCTGTACGTCCGGGTCGTGGTTTTTTGGGGCGCGGGCGACAAAGAGAGGCAGTTCGAACTCGAGACAGCCAAACCGATCGAGCCTGTTTTGATGCCGGACGGGGGTTAG
- a CDS encoding GspH/FimT family pseudopilin encodes MPRRTGCPGFTLMELLVVLVLISVVAAVVGVRAGGGLSGAALRDAAKKTAATLRYARSQASWEGVPYVVLFSFEDNALALLAARPETGDREEPEADRREVRRDELGRVILKTYTLPEGVRLEKAVWDEDERASGLFEIVFSPSGGCTGGELVFINEREARYRVAVDFITGGVQLTQVVD; translated from the coding sequence ATGCCTCGAAGGACAGGATGCCCCGGCTTCACCCTCATGGAATTGCTGGTGGTGCTCGTCTTGATAAGTGTTGTGGCGGCGGTTGTAGGGGTGCGGGCCGGCGGTGGATTGAGCGGGGCGGCGCTCCGGGACGCCGCCAAGAAGACGGCGGCGACGCTTCGCTATGCCCGCAGCCAGGCCAGTTGGGAGGGAGTCCCTTACGTGGTCCTGTTTTCGTTCGAAGACAATGCCCTGGCGCTTCTGGCCGCCCGCCCCGAAACGGGGGATCGGGAGGAGCCGGAGGCGGACAGGCGCGAGGTCCGGCGCGACGAGCTTGGGCGCGTTATCCTGAAGACCTATACGCTGCCCGAAGGTGTGCGCCTCGAAAAGGCGGTTTGGGACGAAGATGAGAGGGCGAGCGGGCTTTTCGAGATCGTGTTTTCCCCCAGCGGGGGCTGCACCGGGGGTGAACTGGTCTTCATCAACGAGCGCGAGGCACGCTACCGCGTAGCTGTGGATTTTATCACCGGCGGTGTGCAATTGACTCAGGTCGTGGATTGA
- the gspG gene encoding type II secretion system major pseudopilin GspG: MRDRCRRQQGFTLIELLIVMVIIGLLAALVGPRMFGKVDESRQRSAKAQISLFETALDTYRLDTGKYPTTDEGLEALRTKPSGVERWDGPYLNKEVPKDPWGNEYVYQSPGEHGDYDLTSYGADGSPGGEGSDMDIVNWKDIG; this comes from the coding sequence ATGAGAGATCGATGCAGACGGCAACAGGGTTTCACACTGATCGAACTTCTGATCGTCATGGTGATCATCGGCCTCCTGGCGGCCCTGGTGGGGCCGCGCATGTTCGGGAAGGTGGACGAGTCCAGGCAGCGGTCGGCCAAGGCGCAGATCTCGCTTTTCGAGACGGCCCTGGACACCTACCGCCTCGACACGGGAAAATATCCGACCACGGATGAAGGGCTCGAGGCCCTGCGGACGAAGCCGTCCGGGGTCGAGCGTTGGGATGGTCCGTATCTGAACAAAGAGGTCCCGAAAGACCCCTGGGGCAACGAGTACGTTTATCAGTCGCCCGGCGAGCATGGCGATTACGACCTCACGTCGTATGGGGCCGACGGCAGTCCGGGGGGTGAAGGTTCGGATATGGACATCGTGAACTGGAAGGACATCGGCTAG
- the gspF gene encoding type II secretion system inner membrane protein GspF produces MTAYSYKATDPSGKIVQGSLEADDQKGAVGRLQEMGYIPIRVSQAGGKGRRFGLDLSGSASAVFKRITNKDVMVFTQDLSALLSGGLPVDRALSILIEAVEKDRFREIVTDILKTVQGGSYLSDALAKYPRVFSRFYINMVRAGEAGGVLEAVLERLAIFLESSQDLRDFIKSAMIYPIFLILVGGASLIILMTYVIPKFSLIFAEMGGAIPWPTQMLLAVSEGLRSYWPILLALLAAAVFVSRRVARSPKGRRRLDRLKLTLPFTGDLVSKVEVARFTRTLGTLTRSGVPILQALQLATDIMGNVIVRESLSEVYERVKEGERLSKPLGDIAVFPPLAIQMIMVGEETGRMDDMLLRVAENYEKVVKNLIKRLVSFLEPAMILLMGVVVGFIVISMLMAIFSMNDMPF; encoded by the coding sequence ATGACGGCCTATTCATATAAAGCCACTGACCCGTCGGGCAAGATCGTGCAGGGGAGCCTGGAGGCGGACGACCAGAAAGGGGCGGTGGGACGGCTGCAGGAAATGGGGTACATCCCCATCCGGGTCTCCCAGGCGGGGGGGAAAGGCCGGCGGTTCGGACTGGATCTGTCCGGCTCCGCGTCCGCTGTCTTCAAGCGCATCACCAACAAGGACGTCATGGTGTTCACGCAGGACCTGTCGGCGCTGCTCTCCGGCGGGCTGCCCGTGGACCGCGCCCTGTCCATCCTGATCGAGGCGGTCGAGAAAGACCGGTTCCGGGAAATCGTCACGGATATCCTCAAGACGGTTCAGGGTGGAAGCTATCTCTCCGATGCCCTTGCGAAGTATCCGCGGGTCTTTTCCAGATTCTACATCAATATGGTGCGGGCGGGGGAGGCCGGCGGCGTCCTGGAGGCCGTGCTGGAGCGGCTGGCCATTTTCCTCGAAAGCTCCCAGGACCTGCGCGATTTCATCAAATCGGCCATGATCTACCCGATCTTCCTCATCCTGGTCGGCGGAGCATCGCTGATCATCCTGATGACCTACGTCATCCCGAAATTTTCCCTGATCTTCGCCGAAATGGGTGGTGCGATCCCTTGGCCGACCCAGATGCTGCTGGCCGTAAGTGAGGGGCTTCGGAGTTATTGGCCGATCCTGCTGGCTTTGCTCGCGGCGGCGGTCTTCGTCTCGAGGCGGGTGGCCCGCTCCCCGAAGGGCCGGCGCAGGCTGGACCGGCTCAAATTGACCCTTCCCTTCACCGGGGACCTGGTGAGCAAGGTCGAGGTGGCCCGTTTCACCCGCACGCTCGGGACGCTGACGCGAAGCGGGGTTCCAATCTTGCAGGCCCTGCAGCTGGCGACGGATATCATGGGGAATGTCATCGTCCGCGAGTCGCTGTCGGAGGTCTACGAGCGGGTCAAGGAGGGGGAGCGTTTGTCGAAGCCCCTCGGAGACATCGCAGTCTTTCCGCCTTTGGCGATCCAGATGATCATGGTCGGAGAGGAGACCGGCCGGATGGACGACATGCTTCTGCGGGTGGCGGAGAACTATGAGAAGGTGGTCAAGAACCTGATCAAGCGGCTGGTCAGCTTCCTCGAGCCGGCCATGATCCTCCTGATGGGCGTCGTGGTGGGGTTCATCGTGATCTCGATGCTGATGGCCATTTTCAGCATGAACGATATGCCGTTTTAG
- the gspE gene encoding type II secretion system ATPase GspE, translated as MLISYQDYPKEPIVLENLSVKFMRQSRFVPLAINDGTLHVAMADPDDFYTVDALRLASGLEIEVVQGRDEDINDVIERLYGAGSQSIGTIIEEAGKDIYELSAGAEEDVDHLRDLAAEAPIIRLVNRLILNAVELKASDIHFEPFEKEFKVRYRIDGVLHDVESPPRRLQAAVISRVKLMAKLDIAERRLPQDGRIKLKIGDKEIDFRVSTIPTLFGESLVMRILDRDTLILDLRKIGFPNDILEQWEDLISQPYGMILVTGPTGSGKTSTLYTTLAKINSPENKIITLEEPVEYQLAGVNQIQVNSKIGMTFARGLRSIVRQDPDIILVGEIRDKETADIAIQSALTGHLLFSTLHTNDAAGAVTRLLDMGVESFLLSSTLLGVLAQRLVRIICPECKTEAQPDEKLLRTMGVGPEDIEGITFMAGKGCEHCRGTGFKGRTAIFEYLPVNDAIRREVNAHASTERIKDVAMERGMRTLRQDGWVKVKDGLTTIAEVLRVTLEK; from the coding sequence ATGCTGATATCCTACCAGGACTATCCAAAAGAACCGATCGTTCTCGAAAACCTTTCCGTAAAATTTATGCGGCAGAGCCGATTCGTTCCGCTGGCCATAAACGACGGTACGCTCCACGTGGCCATGGCGGACCCGGATGACTTCTACACCGTCGACGCCCTGCGTCTGGCCTCCGGTCTGGAGATCGAGGTGGTGCAGGGCCGCGACGAGGATATCAACGATGTCATCGAACGTCTTTACGGGGCCGGAAGCCAGTCGATCGGGACGATCATCGAAGAGGCGGGCAAGGATATCTACGAGTTGTCGGCGGGTGCGGAAGAGGATGTGGACCACCTCCGCGATCTCGCCGCCGAGGCCCCGATCATCCGCCTGGTCAACCGCCTCATCCTGAATGCCGTGGAGTTGAAGGCGAGCGATATCCACTTCGAGCCCTTCGAAAAGGAGTTCAAGGTAAGGTACCGGATCGACGGGGTGCTGCACGACGTGGAATCGCCTCCCCGTCGGCTCCAGGCCGCCGTCATATCGCGCGTCAAGCTGATGGCGAAGCTCGACATCGCCGAGAGGCGCCTGCCCCAGGACGGCCGGATCAAGCTCAAGATCGGGGACAAGGAAATCGATTTCCGCGTCTCCACGATCCCGACCCTTTTCGGCGAGAGCCTGGTGATGCGGATCCTCGACCGGGACACCCTGATCCTGGATCTGCGGAAAATCGGCTTCCCGAACGATATCCTGGAGCAGTGGGAGGACCTCATCTCGCAGCCCTACGGCATGATCCTCGTGACCGGGCCGACCGGAAGCGGCAAGACCTCCACCCTTTACACGACCCTCGCGAAGATCAACTCGCCGGAGAACAAGATCATCACGCTCGAAGAGCCGGTCGAGTATCAGCTTGCGGGTGTAAACCAGATCCAGGTGAATTCCAAGATCGGGATGACGTTTGCCAGGGGCCTGCGCTCCATCGTACGCCAGGACCCCGACATCATCCTCGTGGGCGAGATCCGGGACAAGGAGACGGCGGATATCGCCATCCAGTCGGCCCTGACAGGGCACCTTCTGTTCAGCACCCTTCACACGAACGATGCCGCAGGGGCGGTCACGCGGCTCCTGGACATGGGGGTCGAGAGCTTTCTCCTGAGCTCCACACTCCTCGGTGTCCTGGCCCAGCGGCTGGTCCGGATCATCTGTCCGGAGTGCAAGACGGAGGCCCAGCCCGATGAAAAGCTTCTCCGCACGATGGGGGTCGGCCCGGAAGACATCGAAGGCATCACCTTTATGGCCGGAAAAGGATGCGAACACTGCCGCGGAACGGGCTTCAAGGGAAGGACCGCCATTTTCGAGTATCTGCCTGTCAATGATGCGATCCGGCGGGAGGTCAACGCCCATGCGAGCACGGAACGGATCAAGGATGTCGCCATGGAGCGGGGGATGCGGACGCTGCGCCAGGACGGCTGGGTGAAGGTGAAGGATGGGCTGACGACGATCGCCGAGGTCCTGAGGGTGACGCTGGAAAAATGA
- a CDS encoding GDP-mannose 4,6-dehydratase — MKVLITGGAGFIGSHLAEHLLAQGDEVFIIDNLWTGRLSNLKAAQGDKRCHLVVETILNESVMNELVFKVDHIYHLAAAVGVRNIMDHPVETLDTNVKGTEAVLRLANRFKKKVFIASTSEIYGKHVEHDLSEENNRVMGSVKKRRWAYACSKTLDEFLALAYFDEKKLPVVIGRLFNTVGPRQTGQYGMVLPNFVQSALLGKPITVYGTGEQTRSFTDVKDVVHAITRLMSEPRAEGDIFNVGNDHEVSINELAARVKEMTGSPSEIEHLSYEKAYGPGFEDMERRCPNISKIRDLIGFEPARDLDAIIQGVIDYFKA; from the coding sequence ATGAAAGTATTGATCACCGGCGGCGCCGGTTTCATCGGGTCACACCTGGCGGAACACCTGCTGGCCCAGGGAGATGAGGTTTTCATCATCGACAACCTGTGGACCGGGCGTCTATCCAACCTGAAGGCGGCTCAGGGGGACAAGCGTTGCCACCTCGTGGTGGAGACCATCCTGAACGAGTCGGTCATGAACGAGCTCGTCTTCAAGGTGGACCACATCTACCATCTGGCGGCGGCGGTGGGGGTCCGGAACATCATGGACCATCCGGTCGAAACCCTCGACACGAATGTCAAAGGGACCGAAGCGGTTCTGCGGCTGGCCAACCGCTTCAAGAAAAAGGTCTTCATCGCCTCGACCTCGGAGATCTACGGGAAGCATGTGGAGCACGATCTTTCCGAGGAAAACAACCGGGTGATGGGGTCGGTGAAAAAACGCCGGTGGGCCTATGCCTGCTCCAAAACCCTGGACGAGTTCCTGGCGCTCGCCTACTTCGATGAAAAGAAACTGCCGGTGGTCATCGGAAGGCTGTTCAACACCGTCGGCCCCCGGCAGACCGGGCAGTACGGGATGGTGCTGCCGAATTTCGTGCAAAGCGCCCTCCTCGGCAAGCCGATCACCGTCTACGGCACCGGTGAACAGACCCGCAGCTTCACGGACGTGAAGGATGTGGTCCATGCGATCACGCGCCTCATGTCCGAGCCCCGGGCGGAGGGGGATATCTTCAATGTCGGGAATGACCACGAAGTCAGCATCAATGAGCTTGCCGCACGGGTGAAGGAGATGACCGGCAGCCCCTCCGAGATCGAGCACCTCTCCTATGAGAAGGCCTACGGCCCGGGGTTCGAGGACATGGAGCGGCGCTGTCCGAACATCAGCAAGATCCGCGATCTGATCGGCTTCGAGCCGGCCCGCGATCTGGATGCCATCATCCAGGGGGTGATCGATTACTTCAAGGCCTGA
- the nusG gene encoding transcription termination/antitermination protein NusG, with amino-acid sequence MEEAEKQWYALHTRSRFEKKVFDGLTGKGHEAFLPQIQVMSRRRDRRRKLLVPLLPGYVFVRTGLEPEEYHHILRTIGVVRMIGFKGKAVPAREEEIASLMILDGTDRTVQNRAYMRKGDRVMIMEGPFKGLVGFYIRPRGKGKVVVSIELLKRSLAIEIDDWALEKVPEHGLID; translated from the coding sequence ATGGAAGAAGCCGAAAAGCAATGGTACGCGCTGCACACCCGCAGCCGCTTCGAGAAGAAGGTCTTCGATGGTTTGACCGGAAAAGGGCACGAGGCGTTTCTTCCGCAGATACAGGTCATGAGCCGGCGCAGAGACCGGCGCAGGAAACTCCTGGTGCCGCTTCTCCCCGGCTATGTCTTTGTCCGGACCGGCCTCGAACCGGAGGAGTATCATCATATTCTCAGAACCATCGGCGTGGTCCGCATGATCGGTTTCAAAGGCAAGGCGGTGCCTGCCAGAGAAGAGGAAATCGCTTCGTTGATGATCCTGGATGGGACCGACCGGACGGTTCAGAACCGGGCCTACATGCGCAAGGGCGACCGGGTGATGATCATGGAGGGTCCGTTCAAGGGGCTGGTGGGTTTCTACATCCGCCCGCGGGGCAAAGGCAAAGTGGTCGTTTCGATCGAACTCCTGAAGCGGTCCCTTGCGATAGAGATCGATGACTGGGCCCTCGAAAAGGTCCCCGAGCATGGTTTGATCGATTAA
- a CDS encoding DUF6485 family protein: MECQQEKNLARCNCTYDPCSRKGICCQCIAYHLKMRQLPGCCFPKDAEATYDRSFEHFARLVQKGAI, translated from the coding sequence ATGGAATGTCAACAGGAAAAAAACCTCGCGCGCTGCAACTGCACCTACGATCCCTGTTCACGCAAAGGCATCTGCTGCCAGTGCATCGCCTACCACCTCAAGATGCGGCAGCTTCCAGGCTGCTGTTTTCCGAAGGACGCCGAGGCCACGTATGACCGCTCGTTCGAGCACTTCGCGCGTCTGGTCCAGAAGGGCGCGATCTGA
- a CDS encoding NUDIX hydrolase, producing the protein MSEPGAAEKICNPSVSPSLEGLAPGELLSGFSETIRSLLNARQPLRLRDARETHRRAGVLIPLVEEQSGFAVILTRRTHLVPHHKGQISFPGGKFEARDGNAWRTALREAYEEIGLCPEDVVPLGRMDDTLTLVSRFVVHPFVGLVPPSYPFRLNPQEVAALVKVPLEVFHPAQTGYRCDSVEYEGEVYRTRAYTYEGDVVWGATARIMDNFMRIVARKLDPIRK; encoded by the coding sequence ATGAGCGAGCCGGGGGCCGCGGAAAAAATATGTAATCCGAGCGTCTCTCCCTCTTTGGAAGGGTTGGCGCCTGGTGAACTCCTGAGCGGGTTTTCGGAAACGATCCGGTCGCTTCTCAACGCGAGACAGCCCCTGCGGCTCCGCGATGCCCGCGAAACGCACCGGAGGGCCGGGGTGCTGATTCCCCTTGTGGAGGAGCAGAGCGGCTTCGCGGTGATTTTGACCCGGAGGACGCATCTCGTGCCCCATCACAAAGGGCAGATCTCGTTTCCCGGCGGGAAGTTCGAGGCCCGGGACGGAAATGCCTGGCGGACCGCCCTTCGCGAGGCGTACGAGGAGATCGGACTTTGCCCCGAGGACGTGGTGCCGCTTGGCCGGATGGACGACACCCTCACGCTGGTCTCCAGATTCGTGGTGCATCCGTTTGTCGGGCTGGTGCCTCCGTCCTATCCCTTCCGCCTGAACCCCCAGGAGGTGGCGGCCCTGGTCAAGGTGCCTCTCGAGGTTTTTCATCCAGCCCAGACCGGCTACCGCTGCGATTCGGTCGAGTATGAGGGGGAAGTCTATCGCACACGGGCCTATACCTATGAGGGAGATGTCGTCTGGGGGGCCACCGCCAGGATCATGGATAATTTCATGCGGATCGTCGCACGCAAATTAGATCCCATCCGGAAATGA
- a CDS encoding orotate phosphoribosyltransferase, whose protein sequence is METYKEELARSLAETGAIFFEQGLVLKDGRPTPYFVNMARFNTGRLVLGMGRFFAQMMTAKGLSSQVDVILGPSYKGSAIALATSIALWEEYGRDLPFEYDRKEAKTHGEASKIKSLLVNQTLFDGCRIFVVDDVATSMGTKIELLEKIADEAGARGIACQVTGVGIAVDREQTTAVYDAAGRVVEGRRGADAIAEFEARTGVPVYAVAGIREIVAYLHEKRIPLRINGESRPMDAATKAEFDRYVAIYGVTQRP, encoded by the coding sequence ATGGAAACCTACAAGGAAGAACTGGCCCGGTCCCTTGCGGAGACCGGGGCTATTTTTTTTGAGCAGGGCCTGGTTCTGAAGGATGGACGGCCGACGCCTTATTTCGTAAACATGGCACGCTTCAACACCGGCCGGCTGGTGCTCGGGATGGGTCGTTTTTTCGCGCAGATGATGACGGCGAAAGGGCTGAGCAGCCAGGTGGATGTCATCCTCGGACCGTCCTACAAAGGGAGCGCCATCGCATTGGCCACCAGCATCGCCCTCTGGGAGGAGTACGGCCGCGATCTGCCCTTCGAATACGACCGCAAGGAGGCCAAGACCCACGGGGAGGCCTCCAAGATAAAGAGTCTTCTGGTCAACCAGACGCTTTTCGACGGGTGCCGCATCTTTGTCGTGGACGATGTTGCGACCTCCATGGGGACGAAGATCGAACTGCTCGAGAAGATCGCCGACGAGGCCGGGGCGCGGGGCATCGCCTGCCAGGTGACCGGGGTGGGCATCGCGGTCGACCGCGAGCAGACGACGGCGGTTTACGATGCTGCGGGCCGGGTCGTCGAGGGGCGCCGGGGCGCTGACGCCATCGCCGAATTCGAAGCCCGGACCGGAGTGCCGGTTTATGCTGTCGCGGGGATTCGCGAGATCGTCGCGTATCTCCATGAAAAGAGGATCCCCTTGAGAATCAACGGAGAGAGCCGTCCGATGGACGCCGCCACGAAAGCGGAGTTCGACCGCTACGTGGCAATTTACGGGGTGACGCAGAGACCATGA
- the pyrG gene encoding glutamine hydrolyzing CTP synthase, with amino-acid sequence MPTKYIIVTGGVLSGLGKGIAAASIGHLLSSRLKIIPIKCDGYLNVDPGTMNPFEHGEVFVLEDGGEVDMDFGHYERFLGVNCKSKWNLTMGKVFDMVRQKERRGDYLGKTVQYIPHVTDIIKHHIFEISQEEQPDLVIVEIGGTVGDIENELFLEAMRQMKEDVGRENILYVHLTYVPIPYGVNEQKSKPTQQSVNLLKQRGIFPDIIIGRCSEFLTREIKSKIASFCDVHPNAVITGLDVEDIYEIPLIFEQEGLPEIIHKKLHIYSPPDLRKWRQYIENIRNPEYAVTVAMCGKYTKLEDSYASIIEAFNHCSAHLRCKVNLKWVETTGLENLDESDVLEGVDGIVVPGGFGVRGTEGKIEIIRMARERDIPFLGLCLGLQLAVIEFARHVCGLEGANSTEMDPDTPHPVIDILPEQRTVKDKGGTMRLGAYPAVLKEETLVRELYGAAEVSERHRHRYEVNPDYHQRIADNGMTFSGLSRDGRLVEFIELPQLRFFAATQAHPELTSRMERPAPLFYGFVRACLNR; translated from the coding sequence ATGCCCACGAAATACATCATCGTCACGGGCGGTGTCCTTTCCGGTCTGGGAAAAGGGATCGCCGCGGCCTCCATCGGCCACCTCCTATCTTCGAGGCTCAAGATCATCCCCATCAAGTGCGACGGGTACCTGAACGTGGATCCGGGCACCATGAACCCGTTCGAGCACGGCGAGGTCTTCGTGCTGGAGGACGGGGGCGAGGTGGACATGGATTTCGGGCACTATGAGCGGTTCCTGGGCGTCAACTGCAAGTCCAAGTGGAACCTCACCATGGGCAAGGTCTTCGACATGGTCCGCCAGAAGGAACGGCGCGGGGACTACCTCGGAAAGACCGTCCAGTACATCCCGCATGTGACCGATATCATCAAGCACCACATCTTCGAAATTTCCCAGGAAGAGCAGCCGGACCTCGTGATCGTCGAGATCGGGGGAACGGTCGGGGATATCGAAAACGAACTCTTCCTGGAAGCGATGCGGCAGATGAAAGAGGATGTGGGCCGCGAAAACATCCTGTACGTTCACCTGACCTACGTGCCCATCCCCTACGGGGTCAACGAGCAGAAATCCAAGCCGACGCAGCAGAGCGTGAACCTGCTGAAGCAGCGCGGCATCTTCCCGGATATCATCATCGGCCGCTGTTCGGAGTTCCTCACCCGGGAGATCAAGTCCAAGATCGCGAGCTTCTGCGATGTGCATCCTAATGCGGTGATCACCGGGCTCGACGTCGAGGACATCTACGAGATCCCCCTGATCTTCGAGCAGGAGGGCCTGCCGGAGATCATCCACAAGAAGCTCCACATCTACAGCCCCCCGGACCTGCGCAAGTGGCGGCAGTACATCGAGAACATCCGCAACCCCGAATATGCCGTGACGGTCGCCATGTGCGGTAAATATACGAAGCTCGAGGATTCCTACGCGTCGATCATCGAGGCTTTCAACCACTGTTCGGCCCATCTTCGGTGCAAGGTCAATCTGAAATGGGTGGAGACGACCGGACTCGAGAACCTCGATGAATCGGATGTGCTGGAAGGAGTGGACGGCATTGTTGTGCCGGGCGGATTCGGGGTGAGGGGGACCGAAGGCAAGATCGAGATCATCCGCATGGCGCGGGAGCGGGATATCCCTTTTTTGGGGCTGTGCCTCGGCCTGCAGCTGGCCGTGATCGAGTTCGCCCGCCATGTCTGCGGGCTCGAGGGCGCCAACTCGACCGAGATGGACCCCGACACCCCTCACCCGGTGATCGACATCCTGCCCGAGCAGCGCACGGTGAAGGACAAGGGGGGGACGATGCGGCTCGGCGCCTATCCGGCGGTTCTGAAGGAGGAGACCCTGGTGCGCGAACTCTACGGTGCCGCCGAGGTATCGGAGCGCCATCGCCACCGCTACGAGGTCAACCCGGACTACCACCAGCGGATCGCCGACAACGGGATGACCTTTTCGGGCCTGTCGCGGGACGGGAGGCTGGTGGAATTCATCGAACTCCCGCAGCTCCGGTTCTTTGCGGCGACCCAGGCGCATCCCGAGCTGACCTCCCGCATGGAGCGGCCAGCGCCCCTGTTCTACGGGTTTGTCAGGGCATGTCTGAACCGGTAG